Proteins from a genomic interval of Microbacterium abyssi:
- a CDS encoding DUF3817 domain-containing protein → MPEPKAASFPKIRGALKFYQIASIVTGVMLLLLLAEMILKYTPIHLELFAGGDRGLLWFAPVIMQDGCQWYSLFVPGGMGCEDISTGETAGGINLSLLILVAHGWFYVVYLFAIFRLWSLMRWPFARFIMLALGGVIPALSFIMEVRVSREVKAYLASREAATAAEPQTQEAAR, encoded by the coding sequence ATGCCCGAACCGAAAGCCGCCTCGTTCCCGAAGATCCGCGGGGCGCTGAAGTTCTATCAGATCGCCTCGATCGTCACCGGTGTCATGCTGCTCCTGCTGCTGGCAGAGATGATCCTGAAGTACACGCCGATCCATCTCGAGCTGTTCGCCGGCGGCGACCGCGGACTCCTCTGGTTCGCTCCGGTGATCATGCAGGACGGATGCCAGTGGTACTCGCTGTTCGTGCCGGGCGGCATGGGGTGCGAAGACATCTCCACGGGCGAGACGGCGGGTGGCATCAACCTCTCGCTGCTGATCCTCGTCGCGCACGGCTGGTTCTACGTCGTCTATCTGTTCGCGATCTTCCGCCTGTGGAGCCTGATGCGCTGGCCGTTCGCCCGCTTCATCATGCTCGCACTCGGCGGCGTCATCCCCGCCCTCTCCTTCATCATGGAGGTCAGGGTCTCCCGCGAGGTCAAGGCGTATCTCGCATCCCGTGAAGCCGCGACGGCTGCAGAACCCCAGACACAGGAGGCAGCGCGATGA
- a CDS encoding SURF1 family protein produces the protein MLRGRWIAVLCACLVVAGVFAFLGQWQLERAVDTDPVPAGVTEEVRPLTEVVGPGEYLPEPYVGQRVETAGTWVPGDFLVVSSRFNDGVEGYWVTGQLRVADRTSIAVALGWAPDRESADAAAADLEENAAGPDAEIAGRVISDEGTTLPPADDPHAMDRMSPAMLLGQWHDIEQLSVYRPYLASVEAPEGLADIASPAPNELATVNWLNIFYALEWAVFAGFAFYIWYRLAKDRWELEVEKFEESTGSSVS, from the coding sequence ATGCTGCGCGGCCGCTGGATCGCGGTGCTGTGCGCGTGCCTCGTGGTGGCCGGCGTGTTCGCGTTCCTCGGGCAGTGGCAGCTGGAGCGCGCCGTCGACACCGACCCGGTGCCGGCCGGCGTCACGGAGGAGGTGAGGCCGCTCACCGAAGTGGTCGGCCCTGGCGAGTACCTGCCCGAACCGTACGTCGGGCAGCGCGTGGAGACCGCCGGCACCTGGGTGCCCGGCGACTTCCTCGTCGTGTCGTCGCGCTTCAACGACGGTGTCGAGGGGTACTGGGTGACCGGCCAGCTCCGCGTCGCCGACCGCACCTCGATCGCGGTCGCGCTGGGATGGGCGCCGGATCGCGAGAGTGCGGATGCCGCGGCCGCCGACCTCGAGGAGAATGCCGCGGGCCCCGACGCCGAGATCGCCGGGCGCGTGATCTCGGATGAGGGAACGACACTGCCGCCCGCCGATGACCCGCACGCGATGGACCGCATGTCGCCGGCGATGCTGCTGGGCCAGTGGCACGACATCGAGCAGCTGTCCGTCTACCGGCCCTATCTCGCCTCTGTGGAGGCGCCGGAGGGCCTGGCGGACATCGCATCGCCTGCCCCGAACGAGCTCGCCACCGTCAATTGGCTGAACATCTTCTACGCGCTCGAATGGGCCGTCTTCGCCGGTTTCGCGTTCTACATCTGGTACCGCCTGGCGAAGGACCGCTGGGAGCTCGAGGTCGAGAAGTTCGAGGAGAGCACAGGGTCATCCGTCTCCTGA
- a CDS encoding DUF2277 domain-containing protein, translating into MCRNIVPLNNLKPAATDQECQDAALQFVRKISGSNAPSRANQAVFDRAVAEIAGATRRLLDDLVTSAPPKDRDQEAAKRRARSAERYEAIRVYQEEKRAARAAS; encoded by the coding sequence ATGTGCCGCAACATCGTTCCGCTGAACAACCTGAAGCCCGCCGCGACCGACCAGGAGTGCCAGGACGCGGCCCTGCAGTTCGTACGGAAGATCTCCGGATCCAACGCCCCGTCGCGGGCGAATCAGGCGGTCTTCGACCGAGCGGTCGCCGAGATCGCGGGGGCGACTCGTCGCCTTCTCGACGACCTCGTCACCTCCGCGCCGCCGAAGGACCGCGACCAGGAGGCCGCCAAGCGCCGTGCCCGATCCGCCGAGCGCTACGAGGCGATCCGCGTCTATCAGGAGGAGAAGCGCGCCGCCCGCGCCGCGAGCTGA
- the guaA gene encoding glutamine-hydrolyzing GMP synthase: MSADTAQRPVLVVDFGAQYAQLIARRVREAGVYSEIVPHTASASEIAEKNPVALILSGGPSSVYEEGAPSLDGAIFDLGVPTLGICYGFQVMARALGGEVANTGLREYGATDAVIANDGGVLLGGQPNTQNVWMSHGDQVSRAPEGFDVLASTPDTPVAAFGSDEKCFYGVQWHPEVKHSDHGQEVLENFLHRAAGLASDWNSGNVIEEQVARIREQVGSARVISALSGGVDSAVSTALVHKAIGDQLTAVFVDHGLLRKGEREQVENDYVASTGVRLITVDARETFLGHLKGVSDPEQKRKIIGREFIRAFEQVQRDLVAEAAAEGEPIKFLVQGTLYPDVVESGGGTGTANIKSHHNVGGLPEDLDFELIEPLRTLFKDEVRAIGRELGLPEAIVGRQPFPGPGLGIRIVGEVTADRLEILREADAIAREELTKAGLDSEIWQCPVVLLADVRSVGVQGDGRTYGHPIVLRPVSSEDAMTADWTRLPYDVLSKISNRITNGVRDVNRVVLDVTSKPPGTIEWE; this comes from the coding sequence ATGAGCGCCGACACCGCACAGCGCCCCGTTCTCGTCGTCGACTTCGGCGCCCAGTACGCGCAGCTCATCGCACGCCGCGTCCGCGAGGCCGGTGTCTACAGCGAGATCGTGCCGCATACGGCCAGCGCATCGGAGATCGCCGAGAAGAACCCGGTCGCCCTCATCCTCTCCGGCGGTCCGTCGTCGGTCTACGAGGAGGGCGCACCCTCTCTCGACGGCGCGATCTTCGATCTCGGCGTCCCGACGCTCGGCATCTGCTACGGCTTCCAAGTCATGGCGCGCGCCCTCGGCGGCGAGGTCGCCAACACCGGTCTGCGCGAGTACGGCGCCACGGATGCCGTCATCGCGAACGACGGCGGCGTGCTGCTCGGCGGTCAGCCGAACACGCAGAACGTGTGGATGAGCCACGGCGACCAGGTCTCCCGCGCGCCCGAGGGCTTCGACGTCCTGGCATCCACCCCCGACACCCCCGTGGCGGCCTTCGGCAGCGACGAGAAGTGCTTCTACGGCGTGCAGTGGCACCCCGAGGTCAAGCACTCCGATCACGGCCAGGAGGTGCTCGAGAACTTCCTGCACAGGGCCGCAGGCCTCGCCTCCGACTGGAACAGCGGCAACGTCATCGAGGAGCAGGTCGCGCGCATCCGCGAGCAGGTCGGCTCCGCCCGCGTCATCTCAGCGCTCTCCGGCGGCGTCGACTCCGCCGTCTCGACCGCGCTGGTGCACAAGGCGATCGGCGACCAGCTCACCGCCGTGTTCGTCGACCACGGGCTCCTCCGCAAGGGCGAACGCGAGCAGGTCGAGAACGACTACGTCGCCTCGACCGGCGTGCGTCTGATCACCGTGGACGCACGTGAGACGTTCCTCGGGCATCTCAAGGGCGTCAGCGACCCCGAGCAGAAGCGCAAGATCATCGGCCGCGAGTTCATCCGCGCGTTCGAGCAGGTGCAGCGCGACCTCGTCGCAGAGGCTGCGGCCGAGGGCGAGCCGATCAAGTTCCTCGTGCAGGGCACGCTCTACCCCGACGTCGTCGAGTCGGGCGGCGGCACGGGAACCGCGAACATCAAGTCGCACCACAACGTCGGCGGTCTGCCGGAAGACCTCGACTTCGAGCTCATCGAGCCGCTGCGCACCCTGTTCAAGGACGAGGTCCGCGCGATCGGCCGCGAGCTGGGCCTGCCGGAGGCCATCGTCGGCCGGCAGCCGTTTCCGGGCCCCGGCCTCGGCATCCGCATCGTGGGTGAGGTCACCGCTGACCGCCTCGAGATTCTGCGTGAGGCCGATGCCATCGCCCGCGAGGAGCTGACCAAGGCAGGTCTCGACAGCGAGATCTGGCAGTGCCCCGTCGTGCTGCTCGCCGACGTCCGCTCGGTGGGCGTGCAGGGCGACGGCCGCACCTACGGCCACCCCATCGTGCTGCGCCCGGTGTCCAGTGAAGATGCCATGACGGCCGACTGGACCCGCCTGCCGTACGACGTGCTCTCGAAGATCTCCAACCGCATCACCAACGGCGTGCGCGACGTCAACCGCGTCGTGCTCGATGTGACCTCCAAGCCCCCGGGGACCATCGAGTGGGAGTGA
- a CDS encoding glyoxalase — MNTIDSITLEVTDLPGAEAFYSQAFDLGDRLRLIRSDAATSGFRGYTLSLIVRQPADARLVLDDAIAAGATVLKPAAKSLWGFGGTVQAPDGAVWNIATSSKKDAAPPSRTIENFVLLLGADDVKASKAFYVERGIRVGKSFGSYVDFEMPEGSIGLGLYKRAALAKSAGVDAEGSGSHRIVIGGGLGEATDPDGFRWAPSA, encoded by the coding sequence ATGAACACGATCGACAGCATCACACTCGAGGTCACCGACCTGCCCGGCGCGGAAGCGTTCTACTCGCAAGCGTTCGACCTCGGCGACAGGCTTCGCCTGATCCGGTCGGACGCCGCGACCTCGGGCTTCCGCGGATACACCCTCTCCCTCATCGTCCGGCAGCCGGCCGACGCGCGACTCGTTCTCGACGACGCGATCGCCGCCGGCGCCACCGTGCTGAAGCCGGCCGCGAAGTCGCTGTGGGGCTTCGGCGGAACCGTCCAGGCACCGGACGGCGCGGTGTGGAACATCGCCACATCGTCCAAGAAGGATGCCGCGCCGCCGAGCCGTACGATCGAGAACTTCGTCCTGCTTCTGGGTGCCGACGACGTCAAGGCGAGCAAGGCGTTCTACGTGGAGCGAGGCATCCGCGTCGGCAAGAGCTTCGGCAGCTACGTCGACTTCGAGATGCCCGAGGGGTCAATCGGGCTCGGTCTCTACAAGCGCGCCGCGCTCGCGAAATCCGCGGGCGTGGATGCCGAGGGCTCCGGCTCCCACCGCATCGTCATAGGCGGCGGGCTCGGCGAGGCGACCGATCCCGACGGTTTCCGCTGGGCGCCGTCCGCCTGA
- a CDS encoding GuaB3 family IMP dehydrogenase-related protein has translation MDIELGRAKRARRAYTFDDIAVVPSRRTRNPEDVSTAWTIDAFSFDTPVIGAPMDSVVSPKTAIMLGKLGGLGVLDLEGLWTRYENPEPLLAEIASLPPEKATVRMQQLYSEPIKPELITSRLAEIREGGVTVAGSLTPQRTQELYDIVAAAGVDLFVIRGTTVSAEHVSSVAEPLNLKKFIYDLDVPVIVGGAATYTTALHLMRTGAAGVLVGFGGGAASTTRATLGIHAPMATAVSDVAAARRDYLDESGGRYVHVIADGGVGTSGDIVKALAMGADAVMLGVALARATDAPGQGFHWGPEAHHPQLPRGRRVQTPGIATLEEILYGPAPVADGTANLIGALRKSMATTGYSDLKEFQRVEVVLAPYQQS, from the coding sequence ATGGACATCGAACTCGGCCGAGCAAAGCGCGCGCGTCGCGCATACACGTTCGACGACATCGCGGTGGTGCCGTCGCGGCGGACCCGCAACCCCGAAGACGTCTCGACCGCATGGACGATCGACGCGTTCTCGTTCGACACACCCGTCATCGGCGCGCCGATGGACTCGGTGGTCAGCCCGAAGACGGCGATCATGCTCGGCAAGCTCGGCGGCCTCGGCGTCCTCGACCTCGAGGGGCTGTGGACGCGCTACGAGAACCCCGAGCCTCTCCTCGCCGAGATCGCCTCGCTGCCGCCTGAGAAGGCGACCGTGCGGATGCAGCAGCTGTACTCCGAGCCGATCAAGCCCGAGCTCATCACCTCGCGCCTCGCCGAGATCCGCGAAGGCGGCGTGACCGTCGCCGGCTCGCTCACCCCCCAGCGCACCCAGGAGCTGTACGACATCGTCGCCGCGGCCGGCGTCGACCTGTTCGTGATCCGCGGCACCACCGTGTCGGCCGAGCACGTCTCCAGCGTGGCCGAGCCCCTGAATCTCAAGAAGTTCATCTACGACCTCGACGTCCCCGTCATCGTCGGCGGAGCCGCCACCTACACGACCGCGCTGCACCTGATGCGCACCGGCGCAGCAGGCGTTCTCGTCGGATTCGGCGGGGGAGCGGCATCCACCACGCGCGCCACCCTCGGCATCCACGCCCCGATGGCCACGGCCGTATCGGACGTCGCCGCCGCGCGTCGCGACTACCTCGACGAATCCGGCGGACGCTACGTGCACGTCATCGCCGATGGCGGCGTCGGCACCTCCGGCGACATCGTCAAGGCGCTCGCCATGGGCGCGGATGCCGTCATGCTCGGCGTCGCTCTCGCTCGCGCGACGGATGCCCCCGGCCAGGGCTTCCACTGGGGGCCAGAGGCGCACCACCCGCAGCTTCCGCGCGGACGCCGCGTCCAGACGCCCGGCATCGCGACGCTCGAGGAGATCCTCTACGGTCCGGCTCCCGTCGCCGACGGCACCGCCAACCTCATCGGGGCGCTGCGCAAGTCCATGGCGACAACCGGATACTCCGACCTCAAGGAGTTCCAGCGCGTCGAGGTCGTGCTCGCCCCGTACCAGCAGTCCTGA
- a CDS encoding ExeM/NucH family extracellular endonuclease, giving the protein MMYTPDGAAHRAGSSIARRRVRIGALALTTACAMSFGTLVAAPAFAAVDGTGVVINEAYLSGGSAGAAFKNKFVELYNPTDADITLDGTSIQYRSATGTGNTNNVVPLSGTIPAGGYFLVQGGSNGANGADLPSPDATGSLNPSGTTGTLALVEGTSAVTLATGSVVGAEGVVDLLGYGGSNTFEGALATAPANNQDVKSLNRTDGADTDDNSADFTLSASITPQGTGGTDPDPDPQPDPDPEPTAVSIAEVQGTGDVSPLAGQNVTVEGVVTADYRTGGYNGIVIQTQGTGGENDATPGASDGVFVFLDGKQAPGEIGDLVSVTGTVSEYFGQTQISPAAAEDVSVVTAGVGAPAATPLPGTVTGADREAYENMLVAPDGTYRVASSHQLYNFGTLWLNPGELNVKSTETTRPSDEANAIAAANRAERILLDDGYSVQISNNAHTGEQPYFIEDAIVRNGDVVDFADAGYVLQYGFEDWRLQPVTPITDASDAAARASFTTENPRPETAPEVGGDVQVAAFNVFNYFTTMSEDDADARGAKNEEFFAVQRSKIVTAIGGLDAEVVALMEIENSVHFGDGTPDVALADLVDGLNEDAGSDIWEYVPTPEALLGTTTDVITNAIIYKKDAVTPVGDSTAVIDESVWGNAREPIAQTFDMDGRIVSVVANHFKSKSGDGDEPADGQGHFNADRTAQAQSLLSFTETIADTAGSSDILLLGDFNAYGQEDPINVFAEAGWIDLVPANAEGQYTYTFDGELGSLDHAIASPQLAESVTGTGVWTINSPEWSDRGYAFGAAEAGTPFRSSDHDPVIVGISSEIPPVDIDIVTINDFHGRIEADGAAAGAAVLAGAVKSVRDANPNTVFAAAGDLIGASTFTSFINDDNPTIDALNAAGLEVSAAGNHEFDQGWEDLRDRVQDRADWEYISSNVFLTETGETALAPAWVKEMDGVNVGFIGAVTEELDSLVSPEGIADLEVRSIVDSVNAVADELTDGDTANGEADVLVLLVHEGATSSDIASITPDSALGEIVAGVDDSVNAIVSAHTHLAYNHVIDGRPVVSAGQYGENFGLMNLQVDPETKELLSITNEIKPLTQDGVPLYEPVADVQKIVDDAKAEADVLGAESVGQITGDFNRARQTNGSENRGGESTIGNFVADVQQWATGADVAIMNPGGIRANLTHASSGETDPDGNVTFREAATVQPFANTLVTLSLTGAQLKGVLEEQWQPEGASRPFLKLGVSEGLQYTYDPTAAAGERITSITLNGEPIDPEASYVVAANSFLAAGGDNFATFAEGTNKADTGKIDLQSMVDWFDANGTATPDLAQRAVGVSLSAPDADGYSAGDEVTIDLSSLAFSGGEQAPGEVTVSLGDTVLATGAVDPTIVDTTDEAGRASLTFTVPEGVSGEQLLTVAVADAGTSVQVPITFADAGEEEFAGTIEVEGNTVSAGKKLTVTGADFEPGETLTVTLESKKGKLIELGTVVVEEDGTFSASVTVPKKTDAGRYTVIVAQADGDQATDQVTVNKGGGNAGGIIGQIIDWLWDIIRGWF; this is encoded by the coding sequence ATGATGTACACCCCCGACGGCGCGGCGCATCGCGCCGGATCGTCCATCGCACGCAGACGGGTGCGCATCGGCGCTCTCGCGCTGACGACCGCATGCGCGATGAGCTTCGGAACGCTCGTCGCCGCTCCCGCCTTCGCCGCAGTGGACGGCACGGGCGTCGTCATCAATGAGGCATATCTGTCCGGCGGCAGCGCTGGCGCCGCCTTCAAGAACAAGTTCGTCGAGCTGTACAACCCGACCGACGCCGACATCACGCTCGACGGCACGTCGATCCAGTACCGTTCCGCGACAGGCACCGGCAACACGAACAACGTCGTCCCGCTCTCCGGCACCATCCCCGCCGGCGGGTACTTCCTCGTGCAGGGCGGCTCGAACGGCGCCAACGGTGCGGATCTCCCTTCGCCCGACGCCACCGGCAGTCTGAACCCGAGCGGCACGACCGGCACGCTCGCCTTGGTCGAGGGCACCTCGGCGGTCACGCTCGCCACCGGATCGGTCGTCGGCGCCGAAGGGGTCGTCGACCTGCTCGGGTACGGCGGGTCGAACACTTTCGAGGGCGCACTGGCCACGGCGCCAGCGAACAACCAGGACGTCAAGTCGCTGAACCGCACCGACGGCGCAGACACCGACGACAACTCCGCCGACTTCACCCTGTCGGCATCGATCACGCCGCAGGGCACCGGCGGAACCGACCCTGATCCCGACCCGCAGCCTGACCCCGACCCCGAGCCGACTGCGGTCTCCATCGCCGAGGTGCAGGGCACCGGCGACGTCTCGCCGCTCGCCGGCCAGAACGTCACCGTCGAGGGCGTCGTCACGGCTGACTACCGCACCGGCGGCTACAACGGCATCGTCATCCAGACGCAGGGCACCGGCGGCGAGAACGACGCGACCCCCGGTGCCTCCGACGGCGTCTTCGTGTTCTTGGACGGCAAGCAGGCCCCCGGCGAGATCGGCGACCTCGTCTCGGTCACCGGCACGGTCTCGGAGTACTTCGGACAGACGCAGATCTCTCCCGCCGCAGCCGAGGACGTCTCGGTCGTCACGGCCGGCGTCGGTGCTCCCGCTGCGACGCCGCTTCCCGGAACGGTCACGGGCGCGGATCGCGAGGCTTACGAGAACATGCTCGTCGCGCCCGACGGCACCTACCGGGTGGCATCCAGTCATCAGCTCTACAACTTCGGCACGCTGTGGCTGAACCCCGGCGAGCTCAACGTCAAGAGTACTGAGACGACCCGCCCCAGCGACGAGGCGAACGCGATCGCGGCCGCCAACCGCGCCGAGCGCATTCTGCTCGACGACGGGTACAGCGTCCAGATCAGCAACAACGCCCACACAGGCGAGCAGCCGTACTTCATCGAGGACGCCATCGTGCGCAACGGCGACGTCGTCGACTTCGCCGACGCCGGCTACGTGCTTCAGTACGGATTCGAGGACTGGCGTCTGCAGCCGGTGACCCCGATCACCGATGCGAGCGACGCCGCAGCCAGGGCATCGTTCACCACCGAGAACCCGCGCCCCGAGACGGCCCCCGAGGTCGGCGGCGACGTGCAGGTCGCGGCGTTCAACGTCTTCAACTACTTCACGACGATGAGCGAGGACGACGCCGACGCCCGAGGCGCGAAGAACGAGGAGTTCTTCGCGGTCCAGCGTTCGAAGATCGTCACGGCGATAGGCGGCCTGGATGCCGAGGTCGTCGCGCTGATGGAGATCGAGAACTCGGTCCACTTCGGCGACGGCACCCCTGACGTGGCTCTCGCGGACCTCGTCGACGGACTCAACGAGGACGCCGGCTCAGATATCTGGGAGTACGTCCCGACGCCGGAGGCCCTGCTGGGCACCACGACCGACGTCATCACGAACGCGATCATCTACAAGAAGGATGCCGTCACGCCTGTCGGCGACAGCACCGCGGTGATCGACGAGTCGGTGTGGGGCAACGCCCGCGAGCCGATCGCGCAGACGTTCGACATGGACGGCAGGATCGTCTCGGTCGTCGCGAACCACTTCAAGTCGAAGTCCGGTGACGGCGACGAGCCGGCCGACGGCCAGGGTCACTTCAACGCCGACCGCACCGCGCAGGCGCAGTCGCTGCTGTCCTTCACCGAGACGATCGCCGACACCGCGGGTAGTTCCGACATCCTGCTGCTCGGCGACTTCAACGCCTACGGTCAGGAAGACCCGATCAATGTGTTCGCGGAGGCCGGCTGGATCGACCTGGTTCCGGCGAACGCCGAAGGCCAGTACACGTACACCTTCGACGGCGAGCTCGGCTCACTCGACCACGCGATCGCGTCGCCGCAGCTTGCGGAGTCGGTGACCGGCACGGGCGTGTGGACCATCAACTCGCCCGAGTGGAGCGACCGCGGCTACGCGTTCGGCGCGGCCGAGGCCGGCACGCCGTTCCGCTCCAGCGACCACGACCCGGTCATCGTCGGCATCTCCAGCGAGATCCCGCCCGTCGACATCGACATCGTCACGATCAACGACTTCCACGGTCGCATCGAGGCGGACGGTGCCGCAGCCGGTGCCGCTGTGCTGGCAGGCGCGGTGAAGTCGGTGCGCGACGCGAACCCGAACACCGTGTTCGCCGCAGCCGGCGACCTCATCGGAGCGTCCACCTTCACGTCGTTCATCAACGACGACAACCCCACCATCGATGCGCTGAACGCGGCCGGGCTCGAAGTGAGCGCGGCGGGCAACCACGAGTTCGACCAGGGCTGGGAAGACCTCCGCGACCGCGTGCAGGACCGCGCGGACTGGGAGTACATCTCCTCGAACGTGTTCCTCACCGAGACCGGTGAGACCGCGCTCGCACCCGCATGGGTGAAGGAGATGGACGGCGTGAACGTCGGCTTCATCGGCGCTGTGACCGAAGAGCTCGACTCGCTCGTCTCGCCGGAGGGCATCGCCGATCTCGAGGTGCGCAGCATCGTCGATTCGGTGAACGCCGTGGCCGACGAACTCACCGACGGCGACACGGCCAACGGCGAAGCCGACGTGCTGGTGCTGCTCGTGCACGAGGGTGCGACGTCATCCGACATCGCCAGCATCACGCCGGACTCGGCTCTCGGCGAGATCGTCGCCGGCGTCGACGACAGCGTCAACGCGATCGTCTCGGCGCACACCCACCTCGCGTACAACCACGTCATCGACGGCCGACCGGTCGTCTCGGCCGGTCAGTACGGCGAGAACTTCGGTCTGATGAACCTGCAGGTCGACCCGGAGACGAAGGAGCTGCTCTCGATCACCAACGAGATCAAGCCCCTCACGCAGGACGGCGTGCCGCTCTACGAGCCGGTCGCCGACGTGCAGAAGATCGTCGATGACGCCAAGGCCGAGGCTGACGTCCTCGGTGCTGAGTCGGTCGGTCAGATCACCGGGGACTTCAACCGCGCACGTCAGACCAACGGGTCGGAGAACCGCGGTGGCGAGTCCACGATCGGGAACTTCGTCGCCGACGTCCAGCAGTGGGCGACCGGCGCCGATGTCGCGATCATGAACCCCGGCGGCATCCGCGCGAACCTGACGCACGCCTCTTCCGGAGAGACCGACCCCGATGGCAACGTGACGTTCCGCGAGGCGGCCACGGTGCAGCCCTTCGCCAACACCCTGGTGACGCTGAGCCTCACCGGCGCCCAGCTCAAGGGCGTGCTCGAGGAGCAGTGGCAGCCGGAGGGCGCGAGCCGCCCGTTCCTGAAGCTCGGCGTCTCGGAGGGGCTGCAGTACACCTACGACCCGACGGCGGCGGCGGGCGAGCGGATCACCTCGATCACGCTGAACGGAGAACCGATCGACCCGGAGGCGTCGTACGTCGTCGCGGCCAACTCGTTCCTCGCGGCGGGCGGAGACAACTTCGCCACCTTCGCCGAGGGCACGAACAAGGCCGACACCGGCAAGATCGATCTGCAGTCGATGGTCGACTGGTTCGACGCCAACGGCACGGCGACGCCCGATCTCGCGCAGCGTGCGGTCGGCGTGTCGCTGAGCGCACCGGATGCCGACGGCTACAGCGCAGGCGACGAGGTCACGATCGACCTCTCGTCGCTCGCATTCAGCGGTGGCGAGCAGGCACCGGGTGAGGTCACGGTCTCGCTGGGTGACACGGTGCTGGCGACCGGCGCCGTCGACCCGACGATCGTCGACACCACCGATGAGGCCGGCCGCGCGAGCCTGACGTTCACCGTCCCCGAGGGCGTGTCCGGCGAGCAGCTGCTCACCGTCGCGGTCGCGGATGCCGGCACGAGCGTGCAGGTCCCGATCACCTTCGCGGATGCCGGTGAGGAGGAGTTCGCCGGAACCATCGAGGTCGAGGGCAACACCGTCAGCGCCGGCAAGAAGCTGACGGTGACGGGCGCGGACTTCGAGCCGGGCGAGACCCTCACGGTCACGCTCGAGTCGAAGAAGGGCAAGCTCATCGAACTGGGCACCGTCGTGGTCGAGGAGGACGGCACGTTCTCCGCCTCGGTCACGGTTCCGAAGAAGACCGACGCCGGACGCTACACGGTGATCGTCGCCCAGGCTGACGGCGACCAGGCCACCGACCAGGTCACGGTCAACAAGGGCGGCGGCAACGCCGGTGGCATCATCGGCCAGATCATCGACTGGCTGTGGGACATCATCCGCGGCTGGTTCTGA
- a CDS encoding glycosyltransferase, giving the protein MTSVLPSGEYLVLASRLIPDLDGGFTISVLRRARDMAAAGARVRILTVDPGTAEEHDAHRAEWRRRGLLPDGVELRNLFDDARADAAWLRAAARPLDDAADSAGDRRIITDSDGRTVLELPVIHGDPNWHLSEASVVVWDAAGPVGRLAGFGALYRTWINALAAETEGVIVICEARQVGELLVADAAPLLAPGVVLLHATHACHVLAPFHWDSPIDAIWERWLGIADRFDQVLWLTPSQRADVERRIGSGIRSAVVPHSVPVEGQNLPVPGRLSMMCSLIPRKRVDHAIRALARVRADVPDAELHVYGAGALRHDLEQLAAELGVDDAVELHGHLADLSEAWREADAFVFTSTNEGQGMVVLEALGHGVPLISYDMPYGPKDALVDGGGILVDDGDVEALASAMTAVIGDRRRRDELASQARTAAARRSPAASMAALGAAVRDAIAAPAARPGR; this is encoded by the coding sequence ATGACTTCGGTGCTGCCATCGGGCGAGTATCTCGTGCTCGCCAGCCGGCTCATCCCCGACCTGGACGGCGGCTTCACGATCTCCGTGCTGCGGCGCGCTCGCGACATGGCCGCGGCCGGTGCTCGGGTGCGCATCCTCACGGTCGACCCGGGAACCGCCGAGGAGCATGATGCGCATCGCGCCGAATGGCGTCGTCGTGGTCTGCTTCCCGACGGTGTCGAGCTGCGCAACCTGTTCGACGATGCGCGAGCGGATGCCGCGTGGCTGCGCGCCGCTGCGCGGCCGCTCGACGATGCCGCGGATTCCGCCGGCGATCGCCGGATCATCACCGATTCCGACGGCCGCACTGTGCTCGAGCTGCCGGTCATCCACGGCGACCCGAACTGGCATCTGAGCGAAGCCTCGGTAGTCGTCTGGGACGCGGCAGGCCCCGTGGGCCGGCTGGCCGGCTTCGGTGCCCTGTATCGCACCTGGATCAACGCTCTCGCCGCGGAGACGGAGGGCGTGATCGTCATCTGCGAGGCGCGTCAGGTCGGGGAGCTCCTCGTCGCCGACGCCGCACCGCTGCTCGCCCCGGGTGTCGTACTGCTGCACGCCACGCACGCCTGTCATGTGCTGGCGCCGTTCCACTGGGATTCGCCGATTGATGCGATCTGGGAGCGCTGGCTCGGCATCGCGGACCGCTTCGATCAGGTCCTCTGGCTCACCCCCTCTCAGCGGGCCGATGTGGAGCGGCGCATCGGGAGCGGCATCCGCTCTGCCGTCGTCCCGCACTCGGTGCCCGTCGAAGGGCAGAACCTCCCGGTACCGGGGCGCCTGTCGATGATGTGCTCGCTCATCCCGCGCAAGCGCGTGGATCACGCGATCCGCGCGCTGGCGCGCGTGCGCGCCGACGTGCCAGACGCCGAACTGCACGTGTACGGTGCGGGAGCACTGCGGCACGACCTCGAGCAGCTGGCCGCAGAACTCGGTGTCGACGATGCGGTCGAGCTGCACGGTCACCTCGCCGATCTGTCGGAGGCGTGGCGCGAGGCGGATGCCTTCGTCTTCACCAGCACGAACGAGGGGCAGGGCATGGTCGTGCTCGAAGCGCTCGGGCACGGCGTTCCGTTGATCTCCTACGACATGCCGTACGGTCCGAAGGATGCGCTCGTCGACGGCGGCGGCATCCTGGTGGACGACGGCGACGTCGAAGCGCTGGCATCCGCGATGACAGCCGTCATCGGCGACCGGCGCCGCCGTGACGAGCTGGCATCCCAGGCGCGAACCGCAGCCGCGCGCCGGAGCCCGGCGGCATCGATGGCGGCCCTGGGCGCGGCGGTGCGCGACGCGATAGCCGCCCCGGCCGCCCGCCCCGGCCGCTGA